Proteins encoded in a region of the Podarcis muralis chromosome 2, rPodMur119.hap1.1, whole genome shotgun sequence genome:
- the LOC114588620 gene encoding olfactory receptor 2B8-like, with product MYREASWEEGNQSYQGEFILLGVADRPRLEMLLFAIILICYVMTLLGNTTIIVVSRLDPHLHTPMYFFLSNLSFLDLCFTTSLGPQMLVSFWRKNKSISYGGCVAEMYISLALGSTECVLLAVMAYDRYAAVCHPLRYTTIMNHSLCFTMAAISWVSGFSNSLVQTVLTFRIPRCGENRIDHFFCEVPAFIKLACGDTSLNEAVLFFASVVILLLPVGLITISYAYIVAAVLRIRSAEGRQKAFNTCASHLIVVSLFYGTAIFSYLQPPSNYSRDRGKLVSLFYTFVTTMLNPLIYTLRNKEVHKALARVMKRIPIAPNFIQQLSLIFK from the coding sequence ATGTACAGGGAAGCATCATGGGAAGAAGGCAACCAAAGCTACCAAGGAGAATTCATCTTACTGGGAGTGGCTGACCGCCCACGCTTAGAAATGCTGCTCTTTGCCATTATCCTGATCTGCTACGTGATGACCCTGTTGGGAAACACAACCATCATTGTGGTGTCACGACTGGACCCCCATCTCCACacccccatgtatttcttcctcagCAACCTCTCCTTCCTTGATCTTTGCTTCACCACCAGCCTCGGACCACAGATGCTGGTGAGCTTCTGGAGGAAAAACAAGTCCATCTCCTATGGCGGCTGTGTGGCTGAGATGTACATCTCCCTTGCTTTGGGCTCcacagaatgtgtccttttggctGTCATGGCCTATGACCGATATGCTGCAGTCTGCCATCCGCTGCGCTACACTACCATTATGAACCATTCTTTATGCTTCACAATGGCTGCCATCTCCTGGGTTAGTGGCTTCAGCAATTCACTAGTGCAGACCGTGTTGACATTTAGGATTCCACGATGCGGAGAGAACCGAATAGACCATTTTTTCTGTGAGGTGCCTGCCTTTATCAAATTGGCCTGTGGGGATACCTCACTCAAtgaggctgtcctcttttttgccagTGTGGTCATCCTTCTGTTACCAGTGGGCTTGATCACCATCTCTTATGCCTACATTGTAGCAGCTGTGTTAAGGATCCGCTCAGCTGAaggcaggcagaaggccttcaacACCTGTGCTTCCCACTTGATTGTGGTGTCACTCTTTTATGGGACAGCCATTTTCAGTTACCTCCAGCCCCCGTCCAACTACTCCCGTGACCGGGGCAAGTTGGTTTCCCTTTTCTATACATTTGTCACCACCATGCTAAATCCACTAATCTACACCCTGAGGAACAAAGAGGTACACAAAGCTCTTGCAAGGGTAATGAAGAGAATCCCAATAGCTCCTAACTTTATTCAGCAGCTCAGTCTTatctttaaataa